A single window of uncultured Pseudodesulfovibrio sp. DNA harbors:
- a CDS encoding GntR family transcriptional regulator — MRKKELALKKLGQIIQDMELKTGDRLPPERRLVSLLDVSRNTLRGILHSLEARGLVSIRPGSGCYLRVGISPAHDNPLDLNLSPEKAMADQLEAAFMLLPVVAEHAAHHIGARHLEELKQCSVNISRSIFQKSAERVWNESLTFFRLVAVGTGNDFLVRTVEQVCSTDMATYNIFFTLRREEREAIFADHIKLLHALQARDGEWARSITANYFLRMCDILEEREQVPMTDLVYRSLREKAEQEEGNTVWRT; from the coding sequence ATGAGAAAGAAAGAGTTGGCTCTCAAAAAACTCGGTCAGATCATTCAAGACATGGAACTCAAGACCGGCGACCGGCTCCCCCCGGAACGCAGGCTTGTGAGTTTGCTTGACGTCAGTCGAAACACACTTCGTGGTATCCTGCATTCGCTGGAAGCACGAGGGTTAGTTTCCATCCGCCCCGGAAGCGGCTGCTATCTTCGCGTTGGCATCTCCCCCGCCCACGACAATCCACTCGATCTCAATCTCAGCCCGGAAAAGGCCATGGCCGACCAATTGGAAGCGGCATTCATGCTCCTGCCTGTAGTGGCCGAACATGCAGCCCATCATATCGGGGCACGTCATCTTGAAGAACTTAAACAATGCAGCGTCAACATCTCCCGTTCCATTTTTCAAAAATCAGCTGAACGGGTCTGGAATGAAAGTCTGACGTTTTTCCGACTTGTAGCCGTCGGTACCGGCAACGATTTTCTGGTGCGCACGGTCGAACAGGTCTGCTCCACCGACATGGCGACCTACAACATTTTTTTCACTCTGCGCCGCGAAGAGCGTGAAGCAATATTCGCAGACCACATCAAACTGCTACACGCACTGCAAGCTCGTGATGGGGAATGGGCACGATCCATCACTGCCAATTATTTTCTGAGAATGTGCGACATTCTCGAAGAACGCGAACAAGTGCCCATGACTGATCTGGTGTACCGCTCCCTCAGGGAAAAAGCGGAACAGGAAGAAGGGAATACTGTATGGCGGACATGA
- a CDS encoding PAS domain-containing protein gives MTRDIDTETAPSNHTLPMQDLRSFVDDFPALLWRIEIARSRIEFLNDYSLHPLGDSARLFLKNISFRKQMLLPEDAHLLDVFFEAVREGRTMATVFRVHTPADGIMWLKLTGAVNSSDPRYYYGYLLDVGDTVDVIRDIQKTDAESRLRIDNVPTPVILMNHQSLRIKQANAAARDLFALPRAMNGLLPHFTEISPKTNDDIMESILQDLPNRPWNGTLDLCSAQGEPLKANVEFQWVPWKQSALIRVSALPICIGKEKTSKAQPENTRAIFNEAANISDMLRRVLELPEIGKRCNAVMLSDIQTRRKTVVVTGVGAPLADMTPGEKFSYKGTIAEDIARFKIDHLVVDDTLDSIKPIDWALFIPRGIRSYYAKPYYTKNILRTVLILCSTEPNRFVDFDAKAFDSILTPLNDAIAAKRKK, from the coding sequence CCAGATCGCGTATCGAATTCCTCAACGACTACTCCCTGCACCCTCTTGGTGACAGCGCCCGATTATTTCTAAAAAATATCTCGTTCAGAAAACAGATGCTTCTGCCTGAAGACGCGCATCTTCTTGATGTTTTCTTTGAAGCTGTGCGGGAAGGCCGGACCATGGCGACAGTCTTTCGGGTACACACTCCAGCTGACGGAATAATGTGGCTCAAATTGACCGGTGCTGTGAACTCGTCCGATCCACGATATTATTACGGTTATCTTCTGGATGTTGGTGATACCGTTGATGTTATCCGCGATATCCAAAAAACAGACGCAGAATCACGACTCCGCATCGATAACGTACCAACTCCTGTCATCCTGATGAACCATCAATCACTCAGAATCAAACAAGCCAACGCGGCTGCCCGTGATCTTTTCGCTTTGCCGCGAGCCATGAATGGTCTGCTCCCCCATTTTACGGAGATATCACCCAAGACCAACGACGATATCATGGAATCAATTCTACAGGACCTGCCTAATCGCCCATGGAACGGCACACTTGATCTCTGCTCAGCCCAAGGTGAACCACTCAAGGCCAACGTTGAATTCCAGTGGGTACCATGGAAGCAAAGCGCCTTGATTCGTGTTTCCGCATTACCAATTTGCATAGGAAAAGAAAAAACATCAAAGGCCCAACCAGAAAACACACGGGCAATATTTAATGAAGCCGCAAACATTTCAGACATGCTCAGGCGTGTCCTTGAACTGCCCGAAATAGGTAAGCGGTGCAATGCCGTCATGCTTTCCGACATTCAAACCCGCAGAAAAACCGTTGTCGTAACCGGTGTTGGCGCACCTCTGGCAGACATGACCCCTGGTGAAAAATTCTCTTACAAAGGGACCATCGCTGAGGATATTGCGCGATTCAAAATCGACCATCTCGTGGTGGACGACACCCTCGACAGCATCAAGCCAATTGACTGGGCACTCTTTATTCCACGGGGCATTCGCTCGTATTATGCCAAGCCATACTATACAAAAAACATTTTACGGACTGTACTGATTCTCTGCTCGACCGAGCCCAATCGCTTTGTGGATTTCGATGCAAAAGCATTCGACTCCATACTCACACCGCTCAACGACGCCATCGCGGCCAAGCGGAAAAAATAG